The window CTGGAGGCGGGGGACGTGTTCACCGTGCACGTCGGGTGGGACCAGTACGTGTACGTGGGCAGCGACCGGCTCTGCGCGGACGCCGTGGCCCGTACACGGGAACTCGGCCTCTTCCCGGAACCGATGACGACCTCCCCCTACGCGGCGGAGCTGGAGGAACCGGACGTGACGGAAGCCGCCGACGAGGGCTTCTGGGCGCGCGTGCGCACGGCGCTGGCCTCATGGCAGACAGTGCTCCTGGAGGAGGGCTTCGTCCGTAACACTGCACGCTTCCACCGCCCCACGCCGGAGAACCTCGACGTGGTGCGTACCGGTCTCAGCCCGCGCGCCCTGCTGGCCGTCTGGCCCGGCCTGAACCCCGATGTCGACGCGGTCCTCGCCGCGCTGCCAGAGGAGGGATCCGCGGAGTTCGTCTGGGAGGCACAGGACGGGACGATCAGACACGCGATCGTCGACGACACCGAGTACCAAGAGCTCGCCGCCCTGGTGGCAGGCGCCCGGGCGGCCTGCGCCCCTGCCCTGTACCTCGACGAACGCCACCCGCTTCTACGCGCCGCCCTGCCCGGCAGCGACGGCGTGCTGCGCGCCCAGTGGTGACGCGGCTCGCGCCGGGTGGCGCCGGCTCGTGCCGTGCAGCAGGGGCGGACGCAGCCCGAGGACGTCTTCCACACTCGCGACGGTGCCGCCAACCAGGTCTACAGCAACTACAGCGGGCCCGACCTCGTGCGCTGCAGCAACATTCCGAAGGCCGTCCTCGTCCCGATGCTCGGTGGCCCGCCCCCGTCGCTCTGGCCCCCTGAGGCTGAGGTTCCGCTCGGCATGTTCGGTGATCTGGTCGGGCGAGGGCGAGGGCGTGGGCCGCCGCGGCCGCTGCGAGGCTCGGCAGCTTTGACCGGCGCGCGAACGCCCCGTGACCTCGACGGACCGATGTCACAGGGCGTCCTCGGACCGGCTGTCCGGACGGGTTGCGGCTACCGGCTGAGAGACCTGAGCGCCGTCGCGTCGTACGGCTTCAGCTCGTCGAAGCGGTTGCCGAGGACTTTCGCCGCCCACTGCGGGTCCTGGAGCAGCGCCCGGCCGACGGCGACCATGTCGAACTCGTCGCGTTCCATGCGGTCCAAGAGGTTGTCGATGTCGCCGAGCGCCGCACCCTCGCCGACGAAGGCGCGGATGAAGTCGCCGTCGAGGCCGACCGAGCCGACGGTGATGGCCGGCCGGCCGGTGAGCTTCTTGGTCCAGCCCGCCAGGTTCAGGTCCGAACCCTCGAACTCCGGGAGCCAGTAGCGCCGGGTGGAGGCGTGGAACGCGTCGACGCCCGCCGCCGCCAGCGGGGCCAGGATCGCCTCCAGCTCCTCCGGGGTCTGCGCGAGCCGTGCGTCGTAGGCCTCCTGCTTCCACTGCGAGTAGCGGAAGATCACCGGGAAGTCGGCCGGGACGCGCTCGCGGACCGCGGCCACGATCTCCGCGACGAACTTCGTACGGGCCACCGCGCTGCCGCCGTAGGTGTCGGTGCGGCGGTTGGTCCGCTCCCACAGGAACTGGTCGAGCAGGTAGCCGTGAGCGCCGTGCAGTTCGACGCCGTCGAAGCCGATCCGCTCGGCCTCCGCGGCGGCGTCGGCGAACGCACCGATGACGTCGTCGAGGTCGGTGCGGGTCATCGCCTTGCCGGTCCCCTCGGTGCCGTCGACGCGGATGCCGGAGGGGCCGACGGCGGGGGCGTCGGCGTACGGCGCCTCGCCCTGCTTGCGCACCATGCCTATGTGCCACAGCTGCGGCACGATCGTGCCGCCCGCCTCGTGCACGGCCGCGGCGACCTTCGCCCACCCCGCCAGCTGGTCCTCGCCGTGGAACCGCGGCACCCGGTCGCTCTGCCCGGCGGAGTCGTGGCCGACGTAGGTGCCCTCGGTGACGATCAGGCCCACACCCGCGGCGGCACGGCTGGCGTAGTACGCCTGCACGTCCTCGCCGGGCACGCCGCCGGGGGAGAACATCCGCGTCATCGGCGCCATCGCGATGCGGTTGGGGACGGTCAGGCCGTTCAGCTTGACGGGCCGGGACAAGATCTCGGCCGCGCGGGAGGCGGTGGACGTGGTGACGGTCATGCGGGTCCTCCGGGTTGAGGCTGTGGCTCGTCGGGGTGGCAACGAGGAGTGCATACTACGCATGTTATGTATCATGCATATTGCCGTCGGTCCGTCGGTCAGCGCCGCCCGACGGACCGAGTCGTGAAGGGGCCGTGGAGGGGGCCGCCGGTCCCCGGGTTCACAGGTCCGCGATAATGGAGCGCCGGAAGGAGCGGGAGGCGTAGTGCTGGAGAAACTGGAGCGGGAGCTGATGCTGCTCTCGCGGCACCAGGTGCTGGCCCGGCGCGAGCGCGACCCCGAACGCCTGGAGCGGTCGGCGTATCTGCTGCTCAGCCGGATCGAAACACAAGGGCCCATGTCCATCGGACAGTTGGCGGAGGCCTTCGGGCTCGACACCTCGACCGTGAACCGCCAGACGGCCGCACTGCTGCGCTGCGGACTGGCCGAGCGCGTCGCGGACCCGGACGGTGGCATGGCCCGCAAGCTGTGCATCACCGTTGAAGGCGGGCGCCGGCTCGCCGAAGACCGTGAGGTCAACCGGTCCTGCCTGGCCCGGGTGGTCGCCGACTGGTCCCCTGAGGAAGTACGGGAGCTGGAGGACGCCCTGGTCCGGCTCAACCGCAGCGCCGAGGCCCTCGAAGGACGGTACTGGCCGCGCACGGAGGAAGACGACACCCGCGCCGCCTGCCACCCTCCGGTTCCGCACGAAACCCCGACTCCTGCTCCGCGGGCACCCGCGACTCCCGCCCCGTAGGACCGCCGGCGGCCCCCCGTGGGAACGCCGGTGCATCGGACGGCGCCCAGACCCGGCGAGCGGCCGGGGCCCGGTCGGCAGGGGCGGGTCGGGGTGGGATGGACGGTGGCGCATCCGGTGGCTGGGCCTTCGGGACATGGCGCGAGCCGACTTCCGCCTCGACCGCCACGGGGCCCTCCACCTCCTGGAGGTCAACGGCCTGCCCGGCCTTCCCCGCGACGGCGCCACCCACCAAGCGACCGTCCTGGCGGGCCTCGACCCGCACGACGGCATGGCCGCCGCCATCATCACCTCCGCCCTCAACCGCTCCACACCACTCGCCTGGCCGCATGCTCCAGTGCGTGCTGTGCGTACCGGCCAGCTTGTCGAGCACGGCCCCCGCCGCACCCGCAGCTGCACCGGACAGCGGTCCCAGAGGCCCCGGCAGTTCCGTTCGCGTATCCGTCAAAGTGACCGTTCAGCGAACGCCTTCGTCTTGCCCAGACGGCTACCTCGGAACGCTGACCTGCGGGTTCCGGGATGAGACATAGGTACTCAGGCCCAGGGTCCCCGCCTGGTGCGGGGACCCCAGCGCTGCCTTCGTTACTCGGCGCCATCTTCATCTAGGTCAGCACGATGAGCCGCAGGAAAACGGCCTAGCGGCGCGCGTCCACCACCGCGAGGAGCTTGCCGCTCGTCGGGCTGCGGTCCAGCGACGCGCGGTCGACCGCCTCGACCACCAGGTCCAGCAGCCCCTCCTCCGTCACCGCCGAGCGCAGCTCCGGATGGCTGGGCGAGGAACACCTCCCCAGCCGCTCCGGATCCGTCGCCGCGGCCCGCTCCACCCGTACGCGGTCAGCCGCTCACGCGCGTCCGTCCCGTCGAGCCGGACCTGCAACTCGCCGCGATGACCGCCCCGTTCCCCGGCCAGCTCCAGGAAGCGGCGGTGGTTGAGGAAGTACGTCGCCACCCGCATCACGTCGCCGGTGCGCCCCCGCAGCTCGAACCGGGGCGCGTGCCGGCCGCAGGGACAGCGGCCCGGGATCTCCCGGCCGAGGTCGCCTATCACGTACCGGCCCAGCTGCTGGCCGCGCCGGGCGTGGGTGGTGAACACCAGCCGGCCCGTCTCGCCCGGGGCCACCGGCCGGTCCTCGGCCGGGTCCAGGATCTCCATCGTGTGGAGGTCGGCGTGCAAGTGGTGGACACCGCCGGAGCTCTCGGTGCACTGGTAGCCCAGCGGACCCAGATCGGTGCTGCCGTAGGTGATCGAGCGGACGACCTCGATGCCGAAGTCGTCCCTCAGGGTGCGCTGCTGATCCTCGGTGAAGTGCTCGCCGCCGTAGAAGACCTTGCGCAGGCCCCCGTACGCCCGCAGCGCGTCCGCCTCCGCGTGCAGCAGCTGCCACAGGTACGAGGGCATGCCGAAGAGGGTGTCGGCCCCGAGGTCGATGACCGCCTGCGCCGTGGCGCGGTGGTCCGGCCCCGCGGACAGCGGCAGCTGCACCCCGCCGAGCCGTTCCAGCACGGAGAAGAAGCTGATGAAACTGCCGTACATGCCGCCGCAGTAGAAGAGGTTGGCGGTGCGGTCCCCGACCGGGTCGTAACCGGCGGCGAGCAGGCCGCGCGCGGCGGCGTGCATCTGCGTGTCGTAGTCGTCGTAGCTGAAGACCGACAGCGCGGGCGCGCCGGTGCTGCCGCCGCTGCGGAAGTACAGCTCGGCATCGGCCCGCGCCAGCTGCCGGCCCGGCTCCTGCACGTCCTCCTTGCCCAGCAGCGGGCCCGTCGGCCGCGGCAGGACCACGGGCCGGGCCAGGTCGTCCAGGCAGGCGGTGGTCGCGAAGCGGGCCGGATCGGCCTGGACCGCGACGCGGCGGCTGTAGCGCTGCAGGGCGTAGACGCCGTCGTGCGGCTCACCCGCGTAGCTCTCCAGCATGGCGCCGACCGGAGTGACACGGGTGACGCCCGCGGCCAGGGCGGTGCGGGACAGCTCGGCGATGTCGGTCGGGCTGCCCGCGAGACCCGCCGTCTGCAGGTAGCGGCGCATCGGGCGCAGGGTGGCGATCAGCCGCTTGCGGGGCAGCGGCTTGACCCACACGCTGCGGTGCAGCGGCGAGGCGGTCAGCGGCGACCGGGTGTCGGCCATGACCCGCCACGAGCCGTCCGGCGCGGTGAACACCCGGGTCAGGCCCAGGTGTTCCTCCAGCCGGGCCATCAGTTCGGTCGTCGTGAGCTCCGCGTCCTGCGCCGGATCCGGCGCGCCCGCCGCAGCGGCGGCCACGGCCGGCGGCCGGGTCGCGAGGACCGCGGCGAACCGCTCCGCGAAGGCGAACACCTCGTCCTCGTCCTCGGTGTCGAGGTAGACCACCTGGGGACTGGAACACGCCTGCTGCTCGTACAGACACACGTCGCCCGCCAGGGCGTCGAGCGTGCCGGCGTCCGACCAGGCGTCGACCGTCAGGTACGCGAAGGAGATCCGGTGCCCCCACTCCACCAGCCGACAGCCGGCCGGCACATGGGCCGCCACTCCTTCGACGGCGCCCTCGCCCCCCAGACGGCGACCGCGTCCGCGGGCGCGCACATCAGCCGCAGCCACTCCTGCCGGGAGGACGGGAAGCGCAGGACGACGATCCGCGCGGCCAGGGCGCCGCTGGGGTCCAGGGCCGCGAGCTCGGCCATCAGGTGCTGGGTCAGCAGCGTGTCGGCGCTGCTGGTCTTGAGGACGTTGACGTTTCCGGCGAGCAGGCCCTCGATGATGCTCAGCGGCGCGACCGTCGCGGCGTTGCCCGGCGCGATGTGGGCGACCAGGCCGACGGGCGCCCACGCTTCGTAGACCGTCTCGCGCGGATCGGCCCGGTTCAGCCGCCCGGGCGTCGCGCTGCCGAGTTCCCGGCGCAGCTTGCGGGTCAGCTCCCGACGGCCGAGGAGGCCGCCGAGCTCGGCCAGGACGGCCGAGGTCCTCGCCCTCGGGCAGGTGCGCGGCGAGCCTGGCGTGCACCGGGTGGGCCGGGTCGTGCAGGGCGGTGGCGAGGGCGTCGCAGGCGGCCAGGACGGTCTCGGTCTCCAGCACCGCGGCCAGCGCGTCCTCGACGGCGGCCGGCAGGTCGGCGAGGCGGCGCCCGGCCTCCTCGTCGCCGATGAACTCGCCCTGCCAGTAGTGGTGGTGCACGGTCATGGTCACGCCATTCCCTTCATCAGTTCCGCTGCGGCCACCGCGCAGCTGCGGTTGCGGCTCACCCCGGCACGGCCGTGGACGGTGAACCAGGGGGTCTGCAGCTCGCACCCGCAGGCGTCGCCCGGCTGGAGGGAGGCGAGGTCGCCCATGACCACGCTCTGCGCCGGCACCGAGGTGATGTACGGCGACACGAGGTGCAGGTAGCCCCGCTCCCCGTACGGCAGGGGTTCGAGCGTGCGCGTCGAGCGGATCGTCACCCGCGACCAGACGGGAGCGTGCAGCCGGTGGTGGTCGCACTCGATGTACGGGATGCGGTGCTCGACCGACCCGAAGGTGCCCGGATCCGCTCACCCCGAAGGGATGCCGAGCTGCTCGGTGACGCGCGCGTACAGCTCCTCGCTTGCCGATGCGTGGTCGGCGTGCCTTCCAGCCGCCGCCGAGGACATGAGGGCCACCTCCGGGCGAGCGCAGCGGCAGGCCCATGGCCCGCATCCGCTCCAGGGTGAAGAAGAGGAAGGCGGGGAAGCCCAGGATGCGGACCGGCGCGTCCTCCTGCTCGAAGCGGCGCAGCGCTGGCGATCAGCCGGAGGAGACGAACTCGTGCTCGCACCGGTGTTGCGCAGCGCGTACGCGACGCTGCGCCGGGGCGAGGAGATCGCGCGGTAGTTGTCGGTGGAGAACGGTGCCGAGGTTCAGGAAGGGGCGGCTCGCTTGGCGCCCAGAAGTGGTTGACCTCCTGGTCGGGGGTGATCCAGCCGTTGCGCTCGAAGATCCGGGCGACCATGCGCTGGGCGGACCGGATGGTCCAGTGGTCGAAGAACATCTGCGACTTCTGGCCGGTGGTGCCGGAGGAGGTCAGGTGCAGCTCGACGTCCTCGCGGGGGATGGAGAGGACCTCGTGCCGCTTGAAGAAGTTCGCGTGGACGAGCGGCGTGCGGTACGGCTCGGCCGGGGGAGTGGCCTCGTACAGGGAGCGGAAGAACGGGGAGCGCTCGGTGTGCCAGGCGTTGGTCTCCGCCATGGCCGCGGCGAACAGTTCGTCCTGCTCGGGCCCGGAGGCGTACGGGTCGGTCAGGTCGCACAGCTGTTGTACGTGCGGCAGCAGGGCCGGGTCGGGTACGGCGACCGGCGCGAGATGGGGGTTGACGGGGCTCATGAGGCAACCTCGGAAGATGTGGGCAGGTGTGCCGACGCCCAGGCCGACACGTAGCAGTCCAGATAGGGCTGGAGGGGCGGTTCGACGGCGACGCCGCGGAAGTCGATCCGCTCGCTGGAGCGGGACAGGACGGCGTAGTCGTGGAAGCCGTCGCCGTCCGCGCGCATCGCCGGGTAGAGGGCCCCGGCCACGAAACCCTGGGCGAGGAAGGCCGAAAGGGCCTCCTGGTGGGCGAGCGGCACCAGGGCCTCGACGTAGCCGGCGCCCGCGCGGGCCAGGGCCCGGGTGACGGGTTCGAGGTGGGTGGCCGCGGCGGCCGGGTCGGGGTGGGCGGTCAGCGAGGGCCGTACCCGCCAGCAGTTGAGGCGTAGGCGTAGACCTCGAAGCGGCCGTCCTCCGGGGTGAGCAGCACGTTCGGGGTGTGGAGCGGGTAGAACCAGCCCTCGGCGCCGGGGAACCGCTCGCGGAAGCGGCGGCGTACGAAGGCCGGCGCCTCGATCATCTCCAGCCGTTCGACGGCCCCGTGCGGAGGGGCCGGCGGGAGCAGGCGCCAGGCCGGCGGCGCGGACCCCAGGGCCAGCCGATGCCGAGCGCGGACTCGGCCGTGCGCAGCAGCAGCACCAGCAGGGCAGGCGCGGTGACGGGGATCCGGCGGTCGAGCACGCCGGTGGAGTGACGCGCGTAGAGCGCGAGGCTTTCGCGGGTGCTGAGATCCACCGCGTTGGGCAGGATGCCCAGCGGGCGGAAGCCGTTGCGGGCGACGACGCGCTGCGGACCGGCGCTGACGGTGCGCACGGTCGCGTACACCGAGTCCAGCCGTCCCGTGTCCAGCATCCCGGCGCACAGGGCCTCGGTCAGGGCGGCGGCCAGGCCCGCCGAGCGGTGCCCGGGGTGTACGGCGATGCCCTCCAGGCGTCCGATGCGGCTGCCCGCCTCGCCGTGGATGGCGGCGGACGCGGTCAGGGCCCCGGTGCCGGCGCAGCGGGCGACAGTAGCCTGAAGTGCAGGTCCCTCGATAAGGGCAGGCCATCTCGGCGGGGTCGGTGCCGAGGGCCACGGGGTAGTGGGGCCCGTAGACGGCGTAGTAGAGCTGGCGCAGTTCGGCGATGTCGGCGCAGGTGGCCGGGGTGATGACGGGGTTCACCGGTCGCCTCCGGCGTTCCGCGCGCACTCGGCGGTAGGCCGGTTTCCGTTTCCGTTTCCGGATCCCGCGGCGGGCGGTGCCGGAGCAGGACCAGCAGGCCGATGCGCAGGCGGCGGGGAGCAGGCCGACGCCCTGCACCAGGCACAGCGTCTGGGGCGACAGGAAGTCGCCGGCGGAGCCGAACACCAGGGACGCCACCGGCAGCACGGGCACCCAGGACGGCCTGCATCACGGCGAAGAAGCCGGGCTTGTCCGCCGGCACCAGCCGCTGGAAGAGCGCCACGAAGCGGACGCTGACGGCCCCGGCGCACCAGCCGGCCACGGCCAGGCAGCCCGCGACGGCCGGACGGTGCGCGACCAGTCCGGGCAGCGCCAGGGCGAGGGCCATCACACCGAGGCAGTAGGCACCGGCGACCGTGGGGCGCCCCGGCAGACGGGTGCCGGTGAAGGCCCCGATGAGCGCGCCGAGGCCCAGGAGGCGCTGGCGCGGTGCCACGGTGCCGCCACCGCCCCGGAGGACCGAGCGCGTGTAGAGGGGGATGACGACGAACACGGCGGTCGTGAAGAGGTTCGCCGCGGTGAAACAGATCAGGATCCGCCGTACGTAGGGCAGTTCGGCGAGGATGCGGCGGAGCGGGCGCCGCTGGGGCGTGGCCGTGGCCGGGTCGGACGCAGCGGTCCCGGTCGTCGCGGTCGTCGTGGTCGCCGTGGTTGCGGCGGTTCCGGGAGCTCCCGCGGTGCCGACGTGCGCTCGCGACGAGGAGGGCGGCCCCGAGGTGACGGCGCGCAGCCGGCGGCCAGCCCGGCCACCCCCGCCCGGTCGACGGTCGGGCGCCGAGCGGCGCTCCTCCGAGGCCGGCCAGGGACTGGGTGGACAGCTCGAAGCCGGTGGCCGCCTCGATGTCGGCGTCGTCCGACGAAGTTCCGGGAAGTCGACGTGGTCAGGCAGGGTCGAAGAACGCCCTGGCAGGTGGCCAGGGCGAGGGCGGCGGCGTACACGGCGGTGAGCGGCAGGCCGCCGCCGTGGGCCCACAGCGCGAGCGCCCCCGATGCGGTCCCGGCCAGGCCGGCGGCGGTCCGCAGTACGGAACGGTGGGCGAACCGGGCGATGGCCCCGTTGCGACGAGGGCGCGACGCGCGGCGCGGCAGCGTGCAGACCGCCGCCGAACAGCCCGGAGGCCAGACCGGGGGCCTCGCGCACGGCGTGGGCGACGATCCACCAGGACACGCCGACCTGGAACATGCGGACGGCGCCCTGGGTCAGAACCTGGCCGAGCCATACGGCGGCGAAGGCGCGGTTGCGCAGGATCAGCGGAGCGCGCCGGCCGTCGGTCCCGCCGGCGGTTCCGGCAGCGGCCTCGGCAGCAGTCCCGGCAGCAGCCCCGACGTCGTTCCCACGCGTGGCCACGGGTGAGGGCGCGGGCGAGGGTGCGGGTGAGGAGTGCCGGTGCAGGCGGTCATGCGGTCGGCCTCCTCGTCGAGGACCCGGACGAGCTTGCCCGAGCGCGGGTTGACGGCGAGGTCGCGATGGCGTGCCCACTCCACGGACAGCGGGTGCACGAACCCGGCGCGCACGCTGTCCGGATGCAGCTGGCCGCACGGCCTCCAGCTCCACGCGCGACGACGGCTGCAGCCAGGCGCCTCCTGAACCCCTCGCGACCTCCACCGGACGCGTCGTCGCCGGGGGCGGTCGTCCAGCCGCAGGACGAGGCCCGTCGCGGCCGTCCCAGCGGCGGACGACGAGCTGCATGCCGACCACGTGACCCGCGGTGTCCGCCGCGGCCACGGCGTCCTGGGCGTCCCTGCGTGTAGAGGGAGACGGGACCCCGCCCGTACGCCCTCCTCGGCGCGGCCGAGGATCCGGAAGTGTCCGGGGCCCGGTGCGCGGTCCATTCGGCCCGGTCGCCGGCAGGCGGGGTAGCGGATGATCGGCATGAGGCGGCGGAAGAGGCTGGTGACGACGACCCGGCCCGGCCGCCCCGGTTCGGTGATGGGCTCGTCGGTGGAGTCGTCGAGGATCTCGACGACCGAGTACGGGGTGAGCGCCCGGATGCGCCCGGGCGGCCGGAGCCGGGCACGGGGCGGCCGAGCAGGCCGGCGTCGACGCTGGCGTACCCGACCGGAACGGGCCTCGGCGCGTGGGAACGCGGCGGCCAGCAGCCGCCGTTGGTCGTCGAAGAGGGCCTCGCCGCCGAAGAGCAGCAGCTCCACCGAGTCGAGCCGGGCACCGATCGAGACGACGTGTTCGGCGAGCCGGCACAGGGTGGTGGGCGTGCCGGCCAGTACCTGGGCGGCGAGATCGCGCAGCGTGGGGATCGTCGATTCCAGCGGCGCGCCGCCGCCGATGGGCAGGCGGACGTTGTCCACGGGTGCGTGGGCGAGCGAGTCGAGGACGAAGAGGAAGCTGGCGTACAGCTCCCCGGCGTAGAAGAGGTCGGCGACGCGGTGTCCCGGGCGCAGGCCCGCGTCCACGAGCCCCTGGCCGAAGGAGGTGACGAACGTGCGCCACTCGTCGCGGGTGTAGACGGAGAACTTGGCTGAACCGGTGGTTCCGCCGGTCTTGTAGACCGTGGCCTCGCTGAGCGGGCCGGTCAGCACGCGGTTGTCGTGCAGGGTGTTGGCCGCCCAGAACTCCTGCTGGTCGACCACCGGGAGGTCGGTGAGGCGGTCGGCGTGCGGCGGCAAGGACGCGTAAAGGTCCCGGTAGAAGGGTGAGTTGTGACGGGCGAAACGTATGAGGTCCGAGAGCTGCTGGGCGGACATGGGCCTTTGCCTGGTGACGGGAACGGGACGGAGCCCGGCAGGCGCGGCGGCGAGGGCGCTGCTGCGGGATCGAAGAGCGCGGTGTGCACGGGGGAGCCCCGGCGCCCCCGCCTCCCTCGACGCACGCCAAGAGCTGACGTGCAGTCATGATGATGAAACATCGGTGTACTTATCACCAAATTGGCCATGGATTTCCAGCCAATGCGGCCATATTCCCTGGTATTTCCTCCGTACGTCCCGCCGGGTAGCGGTCGGCGCCCCGTACGCTGATCGACCGGGTGCCCGCAGGAGCCTCACACGCTGCCCGGTCCGTGCTCCGGCCCGCTCTGCCCTCCCGTTGCCGGGATGCGGCCTGGGGCCGTCTGCCCTCGGCGGGCACCCGCCGTTGGAGGAGGAAGGCCTCGAGGCACCACGTAGCGTCACGATGGGCCATACCGGGAGGGCTTATGTCCGGACTATTCGCAAAAATCAAGCAGTTCAGCCGCAGCCCGCAGGGGCAGAGGGCGATCGCATCGGTGCGGCGTGCAGCTTCCGACCCGCGCAAGCGGGAACAGGCCGGCGGAATGCTCAGGCGCCTTCGAGGCAGGCGCGCAGCTTCGGCGCCGCGGGCCTGCCGGCCCTCGCCACGACTGGGCTGACAACGCCAACGTACCGAACGCGCTCGAAGCCCTCGTTGAGTCGAGGCCGGAAGGTGCCCTGTGCATGACTGGGCCGTCGAAGAGGAGGTCGAGAGTGCCGGCGACGCGCCAATGACACTGCGCGCCCGCGAAAGGCCCCGCCCTCGAGCGGGGCCTCCGCGTCGCCTGGCTCAGCTCGGCTGGCGCCGTCACTGCCGTCGCGCGGCCATTTCTCAATCAAGGCCGTGGCCAACCCGTTACCGCCGCGCCAGGGCACGGTCCGGCCCCGAAAGGCCGGACCTGTCCCGGAGATTGTCGGTCAGGCGGTGCAGCGGATCATGATCAGCGGCCGGTTCGTGGCGTAGTCCGCCCAGAATTCCTCGCCGAACTTCTCCACGCCGGCATCCGAGACGTCCAGCGGAACCCACTCGATCCCAGTGAATCCGGCCGCCGTCAGTGTCCTCTCGTACGTCTCCTTCGACGGCGTGGTGGCCTCGAACGAGACGGGAGGATCCAGCAGGGCCGTGATCCGCGTCCCCCGGCCGATCGCGTTGTCCTTGCCCGTCGCCTCGCACAGGAACCCGTACTTGGCCAGCGAGGGGCCGTCGAAGTCGAAGCCCGGGTTCTGCGCGAACAGGAAGTATGCACCGCCGGCAACGAGGCTGCGCCGGATGTTGCGCATCATCTGCTCGATCTCGGCGACGTCGGTCGCATAGTTGAATGCCTGCACGGCCACGGCGACGTCGAAGGGCTGATCGAAGGCCCGCAAGGTGGCCGTGTCCCCGACTTCGTATGCGATGCCGAGGGGTTCGGACTGCTCGCGGGCTTCGGCGGCGTCGATCATCGCGCTGGAGATGTCGAACCCGAACACACGGGAGGCACCACGGCGCTTGAGCTCGCGGCTGTAGAATCCCGTACCGCAGGCGATGTCGAGTACAGACTTGCCGGTGACGTCGCCGACCAGGGCGAGGAAGCCTGGTACCTCGGTGTAACGAATGATGGGCAGGGTCTTGAAGCCTTCGAATGCTTCGCCGATGCCGTCGTACAACTGACCACTCATCGTGGTGGTTCCCCCTCGATTTGTGGCGTCGGCTCTCAGGATGAGCCGCGGCCCTCGGCGGGAAGTCTCCCTGCCC of the Streptomyces sp. NBC_01294 genome contains:
- a CDS encoding RNA-binding protein, coding for MAEIAIAEGRSGQGLGGLFPPDLAGYHDGAEVSLPVALELVRAMLRDQGAWCRLEAGDVFTVHVGWDQYVYVGSDRLCADAVARTRELGLFPEPMTTSPYAAELEEPDVTEAADEGFWARVRTALASWQTVLLEEGFVRNTARFHRPTPENLDVVRTGLSPRALLAVWPGLNPDVDAVLAALPEEGSAEFVWEAQDGTIRHAIVDDTEYQELAALVAGARAACAPALYLDERHPLLRAALPGSDGVLRAQW
- a CDS encoding NADH:flavin oxidoreductase, producing the protein MTVTTSTASRAAEILSRPVKLNGLTVPNRIAMAPMTRMFSPGGVPGEDVQAYYASRAAAGVGLIVTEGTYVGHDSAGQSDRVPRFHGEDQLAGWAKVAAAVHEAGGTIVPQLWHIGMVRKQGEAPYADAPAVGPSGIRVDGTEGTGKAMTRTDLDDVIGAFADAAAEAERIGFDGVELHGAHGYLLDQFLWERTNRRTDTYGGSAVARTKFVAEIVAAVRERVPADFPVIFRYSQWKQEAYDARLAQTPEELEAILAPLAAAGVDAFHASTRRYWLPEFEGSDLNLAGWTKKLTGRPAITVGSVGLDGDFIRAFVGEGAALGDIDNLLDRMERDEFDMVAVGRALLQDPQWAAKVLGNRFDELKPYDATALRSLSR
- a CDS encoding MarR family winged helix-turn-helix transcriptional regulator; the encoded protein is MLLSRHQVLARRERDPERLERSAYLLLSRIETQGPMSIGQLAEAFGLDTSTVNRQTAALLRCGLAERVADPDGGMARKLCITVEGGRRLAEDREVNRSCLARVVADWSPEEVRELEDALVRLNRSAEALEGRYWPRTEEDDTRAACHPPVPHETPTPAPRAPATPAP
- a CDS encoding phenylacetate--CoA ligase family protein; its protein translation is MLESYAGEPHDGVYALQRYSRRVAVQADPARFATTACLDDLARPVVLPRPTGPLLGKEDVQEPGRQLARADAELYFRSGGSTGAPALSVFSYDDYDTQMHAAARGLLAAGYDPVGDRTANLFYCGGMYGSFISFFSVLERLGGVQLPLSAGPDHRATAQAVIDLGADTLFGMPSYLWQLLHAEADALRAYGGLRKVFYGGEHFTEDQQRTLRDDFGIEVVRSITYGSTDLGPLGYQCTESSGGVHHLHADLHTMEILDPAEDRPVAPGETGRLVFTTHARRGQQLGRYVIGDLGREIPGRCPCGRHAPRFELRGRTGDVMRVATYFLNHRRFLELAGERGGHRGELQVRLDGTDARERLTAYGWSGPRRRIRSGWGGVPRPAIRSCARR
- a CDS encoding LuxE/PaaK family acyltransferase, with translation MPYIECDHHRLHAPVWSRVTIRSTRTLEPLPYGERGYLHLVSPYITSVPAQSVVMGDLASLQPGDACGCELQTPWFTVHGRAGVSRNRSCAVAAAELMKGMA
- a CDS encoding GNAT family N-acetyltransferase, translated to MEGPALQATVARCAGTGALTASAAIHGEAGSRIGRLEGIAVHPGHRSAGLAAALTEALCAGMLDTGRLDSVYATVRTVSAGPQRVVARNGFRPLGILPNAVDLSTRESLALYARHSTGVLDRRIPVTAPALLVLLLRTAESALGIGWPWGPRRRPGACSRRPLRTGPSNGWR
- a CDS encoding phenylacetate--CoA ligase family protein yields the protein MSAQQLSDLIRFARHNSPFYRDLYASLPPHADRLTDLPVVDQQEFWAANTLHDNRVLTGPLSEATVYKTGGTTGSAKFSVYTRDEWRTFVTSFGQGLVDAGLRPGHRVADLFYAGELYASFLFVLDSLAHAPVDNVRLPIGGGAPLESTIPTLRDLAAQVLAGTPTTLCRLAEHVVSIGARLDSVELLLFGGEALFDDQRRLLAAAFPRAEARSGRVRQRRRRPARPPRARLRPPGRIRALTPYSVVEILDDSTDEPITEPGRPGRVVVTSLFRRLMPIIRYPACRRPGRMDRAPGPGHFRILGRAEEGVRAGSRLPLHAGTPRTPWPRRTPRVTWSACSSSSAAGTAATGLVLRLDDRPRRRRVRWRSRGVQEAPGCSRRRAWSWRPCGQLHPDSVRAGFVHPLSVEWARHRDLAVNPRSGKLVRVLDEEADRMTACTGTPHPHPRPRPHPWPRVGTTSGLLPGLLPRPLPEPPAGPTAGALR
- a CDS encoding class I SAM-dependent methyltransferase translates to MSGQLYDGIGEAFEGFKTLPIIRYTEVPGFLALVGDVTGKSVLDIACGTGFYSRELKRRGASRVFGFDISSAMIDAAEAREQSEPLGIAYEVGDTATLRAFDQPFDVAVAVQAFNYATDVAEIEQMMRNIRRSLVAGGAYFLFAQNPGFDFDGPSLAKYGFLCEATGKDNAIGRGTRITALLDPPVSFEATTPSKETYERTLTAAGFTGIEWVPLDVSDAGVEKFGEEFWADYATNRPLIMIRCTA